DNA from Planctomycetota bacterium:
CTCCTCGACCGGCGCCGCGCCCGCGGGCACGCGGGGCAGGGGCACGAGCACCGACGGGATCGTCCCCGCCTGGGCCGCCCGCGAGGCGCTGGGGAACAGCAGGTTCAGCCCGGGCACCTCTTCCGAGACCACCAGGGTCGTGCGCTTCGCCGTGCTGCTGCGGAGGTAGTCCGTCGCCGACAGGAACACCGCGAGCTCGGGGCGCTCGCTCATCATCGCGTAGAAGGGCGTCGCCTCACGCTCGCCCCGCGCCCGCAGCTCGTTCGCCAGCGACTGCGCGAACTCGCGGATCTTCTTCGCGTCGCTCTCCGCCTTCGCGCGGATCGCCTGCGCCTCGGCCTCGCCCCGCGACTCGATCTCCTTCGCCAGGCGATCGCGGCTTCCCTTCATCCGCTCGAACACCGCCTTGGTCGTCTCCTCGGGGAGCACCACCCGCATCAGCCCGACGCTCGCCACCTCCACGCCCAGCTCCGACAGGTCCACGTTGCTCTTGTCCTCGGGCGAGCGCAGCCCCGCGAGGATCTGCGCCTCCAGCTCGGAGAGCTGCGACCCCTCGGCCCCGGTCGTGAACAGGTCGTCCATCGTGTACTTGCTCACCACGCCCAGGGCCGAACGCATCGCCGTGCTCAGCGAGTCCTCGGCCTTGCGGTAGTGGTCCTCCGGGCGCTCGCCCGCGTTCGAGAACTTCCGGAAGAACTTCAGCGGATCGTTCACCCGCCAGGAGCAGAACGCCTCCACCGCGACCTGCTTCGCGTCCGCCGTCTGCTGCGTCTCGAGCTTCAGCGTGAGCGTCCGCACCCGCGTGTCGTACTTCGTGACCGACTCGATCGGGTAGGGCCACTTGAAGTACAGCCCGGGCTCGCGCTTCACGGCGTCCTCGCCCGCGCGCCCGAACATCGTGAGCACCCCCGCCTCGGTGAAGCGCACCGTGTACGTGCAGGCGAAGGCGAAGAGCGCGAGCAGGAAGACGCCCGCGACCAGGAACCGGATGAACGTTCGCACAAGTCAACTCCTGACCACCGCGCCGCCCGGCGCGGGCTAGCCCATCGTTCTTACTGCCCGTCTTCCTTCGTGTCGAAGACGTCCACGCCCATGTTGACGTCCTTGAGGTCGATCACGCCGTTGAGGTCACGCACCGAGTCCGACACCACGTACAGCCGGATGTCGCGCGTCGCGTCGCCGAGCGCCTCGAAGAACCGCGTCACGCGGAAGAGATCCGGCTGCGCCTCGTACAGCGCCACCTGCCCGCGGTACCGGGCCGCCTCCGCCCGGGCGCCCATGTGCCGGTGCCAGCGGTCGGCCCCGGCCTCGGCCAGCGCCGCCGCCGCCGCCCCGCCGGCGTCTTCCAGCAGGCGCTGCACGGCGATCTCCTGCTCGACGATCTTCACCGCGTTGGCTTCCTGGTCGCCCGTGCGCCGGCCGGCCCGGAGCCGGTCGAGCACCTCGATCTCGCGGACGATGCGCCGCGCCAGTTCCACGTCGCCCGCCACCCCGGTGAGCGCCTCGATCGCGTCGGTCTCCGCCGCGGCCAGGCGCGCCTCGCGACGCTGCGTGGTCTGCACCGGCGCCTCGAAGGCCATCGCGGTCTCCTTCGGCGGGTGCACGCCCGTGATGCCCAGGAAGTCGATCTGCACGCCCGCGCCCAGCGGCTTCCCGTCGGGCCCGGGGTTCAGCGCGTCGAACGCCGCCTGCACGCGCGTGCGCAGGCGCCCGGAGAGCACCGCGCGGTCGCCCCCCAGCACCTCGTCCAGGTGCAGCGTCTGGAAGAACCGCGTCACCTCGCGGCGCGCCACCGCCCGCAGCAGTTCGTCGCGATTCTCCGGCGGGCCGAGCTGGTCGTACACGAACACGTCGCTGATCGTGTACTGCATCGGCAGTTCGATCGAGATCGCCGCGACGTCCGCCAGCCCGCCCTGCGAGCGCCCCTGCGTCATCCGCACGTACTGCCAGACTTCCTCGCCGATGTGGTCGTTCGTCCACAGGATCGGCTCGGTCGTCGCCGGGGGCATCGTGCCCAGCTCCAGCCGGCGCAGCCCCGTCGCCGTGCGGTCCTGCAGCGTCAGGCGCCCCTTGTCGTCGCGCGTGTAGTACTCCGGGATGTACACCGTCTCGATCGGCCACATCCACTTGAAATGCCACCCCGGCTCGATGTTCATCCGCACCGGCGCACCGAACCGCAGCACCGTCGCCCGCTGGTGCGGCTGCACCACGACCACCGCGCTCATCAGCCAGATCACCACCACGCCCACGACCAGCAGCGGCGCGATCCAGCGGCTCAGCAGGCGGTAGCCCCACCCGCCGGTGACATCGAACCCCAGTTGATAGTTGATCGCGTCGCTGATCGACTGCGCCAGCCGGTCCGGCGCCGCCGCAAAGCCCAGCAGACGCGACTCGAACGCCGCCCGGGGCATCTCGCCCGCTCGGCGGGGTCGGTACGCGCCCAGCACGATGTGCAGCACGATCTCGACGCCGATCAGGATGATGAAGCCCGGGATGATCGCGGGCATCCACCGGACAAGCGCGTCGGTGCCGACGTAGTCCACCAGGTGGGCCACGGCGATCGCCAGCCAGATGAGCGAGGACCCCACGGCGAACGACGCGCCGGCGCGCAGGTTCTGCCACACGGGCTGCTTGGCCAGCCCCGCGGCGTACCGCGCCGCGACGAACCCCAACGCCGCGAACGTCACGCCCAGGCCCAGCGCCCAGCCGGGCTGCGTGGGCATGACCATCCGCGTGCGGAGCATCTCCAGCGCCTGCGTCACGCGCCAGATGCCCAGGCCGATGAGCATCGCCGCGATGAGCAGGGCGGCGAACGGGAAGAGGAACTTGTACAGCCCCGCGAGGCGGGCCGCCGCAGGGCGGAACTCGTCGCGCCCCTCGAACACCGAGGTGCCCGCCCCCCCGCCGGCGGCGAGCGCTTCGTTCTCCATCGCCTCGACGCGCTCGCGCCGGTGCTGGTCGTACACGATGCCCAGGACCAGCCACGCGACGATGCCCGCGAGCATGAAGAGCATGCCCGAGAAGGCCGCGTAGTCCTTCGAGAAAATCGAGTACGTCACCGTCGCAACGGCGAGCACGATCTGGAAGGCGAGGCCCTTGAATGCCGCCGACGCGGCGCTGCGATAGGCCTGTAAGTCAGCTCTCATGCCTGTTCCCGATTGTTCACGCCCCGAGCGGCGTGCGCAACTCTCGGGCGACCCGCGCCGCCCAGTCCATCCAAGACCTGTTCGACCGGGCATCCGTCGCCCGGCAGGCCCGCACGCCAGAACGGCGCCGCCCGCTCACGCTGTTCCGGGCACCCTCGGCCCCGGGGGGCGTATTGTGCCACGTTCCCATCCTTCTTTCCACCCGCCCCCGCCCTGCAACCCGGTTGATCGCCCGTCCCGACCCCCGCGATCATCTGTCCAGACCCCGCCGCCCGCCGTCCTGCCCGCGCCCCCGCACACCCGATTCGGGCCCGCGCGGGCCCCGGCACATTCCGTCCTGCGGCGGCGAACGCCTTCGGTTCCACCGTCGTACTACCGCCTCACCGTCTCCAAGGTTCGCCTCGTCGACGGCGCACCGTCCACGCTCTCGCCTCCCAGCGGATTGATGTACGACGCCCCCCACGCTATGTTCGTCTCTCCCGCCGGGAATCTCTCGCCCGTGTGCCCTCCCGGAGGCGCCCACCATCCAGGGACGCTGATCGTCCCGACCGGGTCTCACCTTTCTCCATGATCACGCAGCTGATCGCCATCGCCAAGAACGCGTTCGTCGAGAGCGTCCGCCAGCCGGTGCTCTTCACGCTCGTGCTGCTCGCCGGCATCATCCAGGTGTTCAACACCTTCAACGCCGCGTTCAGCATGGCCGATGTCGAAAGTTCGCAGGTCTCGGGCGATACCAAGCTCCTCTTCGACATCGGCCTGGGCACCATCTTCGTCATCTCCACGCTGCTCGCGGGGTTCATCGCCACCGCCGTCATCTCGCGCGAGATCGAGAACAAGACCGTCCTCACCGTCATCAGCAAGCCCATCCCGCGCCCGGTGCTCGTGCTCGGCAAGTTCGCCGGGGTCGCCGGCGCGATGCTGGCGGCCCTGGTCGTGATGCTCGTCTTCCTGCTCCTGGCCGTCCGGCACGGGGTCATGTCCACCGCCGCCGACGAGCTCGACGGGCCAGTCATCTTCTTCGGCGTCGGCTTCGTCGCCCTCTCCCTCTTCATCGCCGGCTGGTGCAACTTCTTCTACGGCTGGAACTTCCCGCAGACGCTCGTCACGCTCCTCGTGCCGCTCTCCATCCTCGCCTACGTGCTGGTCCTCTTCGTCGGCAAGAAGTGGAACCTCCAGCCCCCGCTCACCGACTTCAAGGACCAGGTCATGGTCGCGTCGCTGTGCCTGGGGCTCGCCGTGCTCGTCCTGACCAGCGTGGCCCTCGCCGCGTCCACCCGCCTCGGGCAGGTCATGACGCTCGTGGTCAGCATGGGCGTCTTCGTCGGCGCCCTGCTCTCCAACCACATGATCGGCCAGCACGTCTTCGACAACGCCGCCCTGGGACGCATCCAGTCGGTCTCGCCCGAAGATCCCGAGCGCGCCAGCTTCCGGAACCTGGGCGACACCCTCGTCGTGCGACTCTCGCGCGAGCCACTGGAACGCCCGCGCCCCGGCGACCCCGTGTACTTCTCGCCCGGCCCCAGCGGGTTCCCCATGCTGGCGCCGACCGACTACGCCCGGTTCTCGGGCGCTCTGAACGAACTCACCGAACAGCTCGCTTCCGAACAGCCCCCGGCGATCATCGTGCTTGATTCGTCCGGCGCCACCCTGCGCGTGCGTCACATCGGCGGCCGCCCCCTCGCCATCACCCGGGCTCCGGAGCCCGACGACTATGTCTTCAGCCGCCCCACCTCCATCCGCCCGGTCGCGCTCGCCGCCTGGGGCGCCATCCCCAACCTCCAGTTCTTCTGGCTCCTCGACGCCGTCTCGCAGAACCGGCGGGTACCCGCTGCGTATGTTGGGCTGGTATCGCTGTATGCGGCGTGCCAGGTCGGCGTGTTTCTCAGCCTCGCCGTCCTGCTCTTCCAACGCCGCGACGTGGGCTGAGCACCCGTCCATCCTTCCGCGGGCGGGGTACGATCTCCCGTCCGGTGTGTTCACGCCCGGTTCAGTTTTCGCGCACGCAATGACAAGGGGATCTTCCCGTGGCCCAGAAGCGCAAGTCGTTCGATGATTCCGCGAAGGGTGTCAAGGCGACGGGGAGCGGCCCGGACAAGAGCGGCACCATCAAGCTCGTCGTCGCCATCGTCGCCCTCGTCGGCGCTTGCGCGTTCCTCGCGTACTTCTACGGCGTGTTCGATTCGCCCCCCACGCCGCCCCCCACGCTCGAGCAGACCCTCGGCGAAGAGGGCCTCCAGCAGTTGGAAGAGTCCAAGAAGGTCAACGAGCGGCTCATGCAGATCCACAAGAAGCCCGCCGGCTCGTAACCTTCATCCGCCCGCCGGGCGTGCCTCGTACGGCATCGGAAAAAAGCCCCGCACACGGGTCACCTTGCCCGTCCCGGTGCGTCGTTCCCACACGCCCTGCGCGGGTGCGATCACCACGCCATCATCACCCGGGTAGTTCGGGTCGTACACCCGCACTCGCACGCCCGCCTCGCCGGGCTCGTACCCGTACGCCAGCACCTGGTGGTTCTGCCACAGCACGCCCACGCGGCTCTGCGGCGCCCGCGAGTTCGTCCGCGAACGCACGTACACCAACCCGAGCGGGACCAGCTCGCCCCGGTCCAAACGACGCAGAATCCCGGCCAGTTCGGCACGCGTCAGCGACGCCGTGCTCTCCTCGTCGGCCCCGCCATCATCCGGCAGGCTCATCCAGCGGCGAAACGCCAGCACCATCACGCCGCCCTCGCCGAACGACTCCAGTTGTCGGGCCGCGATGGCGTCGTACAGGGGCGTGCCGGGGGCGGGCGGGGTCGTGTCGTCGGGAGGGCGCTGCCCGGCGAGGTAGTAATCCGCCACGAGCAGCGACATGCCCCCGCACAGCCCGAACTCGGCGGGAACCACCTTCCCGCGCGCCAGCGACGAACCCCGCAGCGCGTCGGGCAGTGGCGAGCCGCTGAATCGGTTGACGAACCGAAGCCCGTGCACCGACGGGCGGAACGCCTCGCGCGCCGGAATCTCCGGGGGCGTCGATCCCGTGCGCACCGCACCGCTCGACACCACGCGCAACCCCGGCGCGGCCTTCGCACGCTCACGTGCAGACGACTCGTCCGGCCGACGGTTCGCAACCGGGGAGCACGCCCCGAGTAGAAGCACCACAACAACGGTCGTCCACCGAATCATGGCGCCAGCCTACCGGCAAGGCCCGGGCGCGGTAGGCTGCGGCCGCGGGGGGTGCAGCATGACGGCGGCGTCAGTCCAACCGTGTGTGCGCTGCGGCAACGGCGCCGGCACGCGCCTCGACACGAAAGGCCGCCCGTGGTGCGACGCCTGCTGGTCCGCCTCCGCCACTGTCGCCCCGCGCCAGGCGCCGGATGCTCCGGCGAGCCCCGTGCGGCCCGACGCGGGCGGCCAGCGGCAGAGCGCGGCGCCCGCCCGCCCACGCCCCAAGGCGCCCAATGAAGCCACCTCCGCGGGCGAGCCACGGCGCGAGCCCGCCAACGCCCCCGCCGCCGGCACAACCGGCCACGCCGACGATGTCCTGCAACTCAGCGATGACACGTTCGCCGGGAAATCGCGCGCGCCCTGCCCCAAGTGCGGCGCCGCGATGCGCCCGGGCGTGCCCGCGTGCGTCTGCGGGTTCAACCCGGCCGCACTCCCGCTCGACCCGGAGAAGGTCCGCCAGATCCTCGGCGACTTCGACCCCGACGCCACCCCGGCGGACCAGCGGCGACCCAAGAAGGCCAAGCCCGCGCCCGCGGTTGCACAGCCGACGTGCGGCGCGTGCGGGTACGTGCTCACGGGCGTCCCCACCTCGGCGCAGGGGGACGTGACCTGCCCGGAATGCGGCACAACGAAGCGACTGTCGTACCGCAAGCCCGAGTACGACGAGCTTTCCGCGGAGGTCGCGCGATGGTCGGTGCTGCGCCCGGTGTTCATGATCGCCGGCGGGCTGCTCGTGGTGGTGGGCGTCATGTTCGCCAACGGATGGGTTCAGGGAGGCATCCGCGGGGCGGCGCTCGGCTGGGTCCGGCCGCCCGGGCAGCGCGGGCTCGGCGTGGCCGGGCCACTGGTGCTCGGCGGGCTGCTGGTCTACGCGTGGGCGACGCTGGTCGCCTTCGGGGTGACGGCCCTGCTCGGCGTCATGTGGACGGGCGTCTCCACCACGTTCCGCAAGATGCTCCTCAACGTCGCGGGGCTCGTCGCCGTCGCCCTCGCGATCCGCGTCACCGTCGATCTCATCCCCCTGCCCATCCCGTGGTGGGCGACCGGGATGGTCTGCGGGGTCATCTACGCGTGGTACCTCGCCGACATGCAGGACCTTGACCTGCAGGAGTCGGCGATCGTCACGTTCTGCACCGCGCTCCTGGTCTGGGTCACGCTCGCGATCTTCTCGCTGATGCTCTGAACCCGCGGGGGCCGCCGGCAAAGACGGACCGCGGGCCGCGTGGTACGCTTCGCCCCTGGGGCACGCCCGTGGTGCGGGCGTTGAGGGCGGGGTGGCATTCCATGGCGGACGCTGTACAGAAGACGTGCTCGGTGTGCGGCATTGACGTCAGCGGCAAGCCGCGCGTCAAGGACTCCGCCGGACGGTACCTCTGCCAGGACTGCGTGGCCAAGGCCAAGGCCGCCCGCGGCGCGCAGACCGCCAAGCCCCCGGCCCCTCCCGCGCGCCCCGGCGCCGCGGCTCCCGGCGCCGACGACGACAACACCTTCCTCCTCAACATCGGCGGGAAGTCGTCGGTCGCGGAGAAGGGCACGACCCCGTGCCCGGAATGCGGGCGTCCGCTCGTGGATGGCACCGTCGTGTGCGTCGGCTGCGGGTTCAACACCAAGACGAACAAGCGGACGCAGGTGAAGGTCGAGAAGGCCAAGCCCGCGCCGGGCGAGAAGGCCGAGTCGTCACGGGGCGGGAACTTCTTCAGCGATCAGCCGCACCTCGTCGGGCTGGGCATGCTGCTGGTCTTCGGCGCGCTGGGCGCGGGCGTCATGGTCGTGCCCGAGATTCACATTCTGTACCTGATCCTCGCGGGGGTGATGTACCTGGCGTCGCGGGTGTGGGCGCTGTTCGCCGCGTGGCAGGACGAGACGTGGAAGGGGATCCTGATCCTGATCTCGTGGGTGTTCGGGATTCTGTGGCTGTACGAGCTCTACTGGGTGCTGGTCGAGGCCGAGAACGTGCTGCTGAAGTGGATGTGGGTCGTGTCGCTGGTCGCGCTGATCGTCGGCTTCTTCCTGAATCCGGAGATTCTCAGCGCGACGCCCTGATCGCGGCGCCCGACGCGTCGAGGGGCCGTCCCCTCCCGCGGGTGCCCCCGCCGGTTCGATCTCACCAAACGCCGACGCCCCGTCCACTAGGAACGGGGCGTCGTGGGGTGTGTCCGGCCTGAGGGACCGGAGTGTGGCTGGTCAAAGGGTCTAGAGGCCGTGCGTGGCGCGCGGGCGAGGTTCGATGTACCCCATGCGCACGAGGAACGCGGCGGCCTCTTCGACCTCGTATCGCGTGAACTCGCACAGGTCGCGAGGCTGCTCCGGGCTGCCCAGCAGGTCCGTCGGGTAGATCGTCTTCCCGAACTCGGCGGCGTACTCCTGCGTCGCACGCAGGCAGGCGACCGCGGCCTCGACCAGACGTTCCGGACTAATCTCTTCGCGAGGGTTCGTATTCATGTTCGAACGCTCCCTCCATTCCTGATCGGACGCACACGCGTCCGACATGTTCCTCCGTAGGTACGTCGCAGAACTCTTCGATGTTCGCGGACGCGCGGATGCCGGATTCCGCCTCGAACATCGCGCCGGGAGCCGGCTCGGGGGGCCCGCCGTCTCCCCAAGCCCGCAGCACGCCGACGCTTGCGAAAAGACACCGGCATAGGTAGTACCACCCGATTGTGGGTTTGCGTGACGGGGCAATGTGATTCGTCATCTCACCCGATGCTCTGAGCCGAGCGGTGAATCGACGGTGTTCCCGACCTGCGGTCTGCTTCATGGCCAAACCCACTCTCGACCGAGTTCTGTCTTGCCCCACGCTCCCCTCGCTCCCCGCGGTGGCGCTGCAGGTGCTGGAACTGACGAAAGATCCGAGGGTATCGATCGCGCGGATTGCGCAGACGGTGCAGAATGATCCGGCGCTCGCGAGCAAGGTGCTCCGCACCGTCAACTCCAGCTACTACGCGCTGAGCACGCCCTGCCCCAACATCGGGCGCGCGATGAGCCTGCTGGGGCTGAACACCGTCAAGTCGATCGTGCTCAGCTTCAGCCTGGTAGACACCACCAGCAAGCTCGGGCTCGACGGCGCGTTCGATCTCGAATCCTACTGGCGGCGTGCCGTGTACAGCGCCGCCGCCGCGCGCGCAATCGCCCAGCACACCCGCGCGTGCGACCCGGACGAGGCCTTCGTCGGGGCGCTGCTCCAGGACATCGGGATGCTCGCGTGCTTCACGGCGTTGCGGGGCGAGTACGCCGCCGTCATCGCGAAGGTGGGCGAGGACCACGACGAATCGGCGGGCGTGGAGCGCGCGACGCTGGGGTTCGATCACGCGGGCGTGGGCGGGCAGCTCGCCGAGCGCTGGCGCCTGCCCGAGCAGCTCGTCGAGGCCGTCGCGCATCACCACGCCGCCGAGCACGCCTCGGGCCCGCACGCGCGGATGGTGCGGACGGTGGCGCTGGGCGGGATGGTGGCGTCCGCGCTCACGGTGGCGCGCCCGCAGTCGAAGCTGGGCGCGTTCATCGTCAGCGCGCGCCGGTGGTTCGAGGTGGATTCCGCGACGTCCAAGTCGCTGGTGGAGTCCACCGCCGCCGGGGCCGCCGAACTCTCGAAACTGCTCGACATCTCCACGGGCCGGCGCCCCGACGTGGGCTCGATCCTTGCCGAGGCGCACGAGCGGATGCTCGAGACGCAGGAGGAGATCGCGGCCGAGTCGGCGGCCCTGCGTCGCGACAACGAGGAACTGGCGCGCCGCGCGAACACCGACGGGCTGACCGGGCTGCACAACCGCGCGTTCTTCGATCGCGAACTGCGCGAGCAGCTCGCCAAGACCCGGGCCGCACGCCACCCCATCACGCTCATCTTCCTGGACGCCGACAAGTTCAAGGGCGTGAACGACACCCACGGGCACCAGGCCGGCGACGCCGTGCTCATCGAGACGGCCCGGCGTCTGCGCGACGCCATCGGGCGCGTGGGCACCCTGTGCCGCTACGGCGGGGAAGAGTTCGTCGCGATCCTTCCGCAGATCGACCTCGAGAAGGGCAAGCGGATCGCGGAACTGCTGCGGCGGGCCATCGAGCGGTCGCCTTTCGACCTCGCGCACTACGACCTGCCGGGGATCGTGCTTCCCCGCACGATCAGCCTGGGCGTGGCGACGAGCGACCCGGCGAACGCGAGCGGGTCGTGGACGCCCGAGCACCTGACGAAACTCGCGGACGAGGCGGTCTACGCCGCCAAGACCGCCGGTCGCAACTGCGTGCGCTGGGCCGACCCCGGCGCACCGTCGCCCGAGAAGGCCGCCGCGCCCGCGCCGGCCGATCTCGCGCCGACGGTCGCCGTCGTCGACCCGGACCCGTTCGCGCGCCGGCTGATCGCCGGGGCGCTGCTCACGCGGTTCCGCGTCACCGCGACGCCCACGCTCGCGCCCGACGAATCAGCGTCGCTCGTGTTCATCGACGCGGCCCTGCTCCTGGCCGGGTTGCCCCGGCGCCCGGCCAAGTTCGTGGCGATGACCTCCGACGCCGACCCCGCGATGCGGGCCGCGTGCGAGGCCGCCGGCGCCCTCTGCGTGCTCGACAAGCTCGAGTTCGCCCAGCGCCCCGGTGAAACCGTGGAACGCTTCCGCGCGATGCTGATCCCGGGGGTCTCCCCGCCCCGCGCGCAGGCGGCGTAGCGGGCGGCGCGCGGGCCCGCGCCGCGGGCGTACCCTCGTCGCGGGAGGTTCGTCCATGGCACAGCAGGTCCGCATTCTCGCGTTCTCGGGGAGCACCCGCGACGGTTCGTACAACACGATGCTCGTGAAGGCCGCCAGCGCCGGCGCCACGCGACTGGGCGCTCAGGTCACCGTGCTGAACCTGCGCGACCTCGCGCTGCCGATGTACGACGAAGACCTGGAGAAGCGCGAGGGGCTGCCCGCCGGCGTCCGGCGATTCAAGGACGCGCTGCGTGCCGCCCACGGCGTGCTCATCGCGTCGCCCGAGTACAACAGCTCGATCAGCGCGGCGTTGAAGAACGCCATCGACTGGGCGAGCCGCCCGGAGAACGACCAGCCCCCGCTCTCGTGCTTCAACGGGAAGGTCGCGGGGCTGCTCGCCGCGTCGCCCGGCGCGCTGGGCGGGCTGCGCGGGCTGGTGCACCTGCGCAGCATCCTGGGCAACATCGGGGTGATCGTGCTCCCGCAGCAGTTCGCCCTCTCGAAGTCGCACGAGGCCTTCGCGCCCGACGGCTCGATCAAGGACGAGAAGACCCGCGCCGCGGCCGAGGGCATCGCCGAGGCCGTCGCCTCGACCTGCGCCAAGCTCGCGGGCTGATCGGCTCGCTGTTCAGGAGCGCCGTTCGCCCGCGCGCATGAGCCCGCGGAAGATCCGCTCGTACGCCCGCGCGATCACCGGGTAGTCCAGTCGCTCCAGGGCGCGGCGTTGCTGCGCCCGCCCGGCCTCGCGGCGTGCCGCCTCGTCCGTCGCCAGGCGCGTCGCCAGGCGCCAGTAGTCGTCCAGCGAGTCCACGCCGCCCCAGGCGGGGTCATCGCCCGCCAGGTCCGCGCCGATGCACTCGGCGTGGCGCGGGCCGGCACGCACCGCGACCACCGGCACGCCCGCGCCCATCGACTCGATCACGCTGTTCCCGCCCCCCTCGGGGTACTCGTTGAGCAGCAGGTCGCACGCCTTGAGCACCTGGGGCACGTCGCGCCGCGCCCCCAGGAACACGCAGCGGGCCGCCACGTCATTGGCCCGGTCTCCCGCGCCCGCCGCGATGGCCCGCGTGAGCCCGTCTGTCTCGCAGGCGCCCACGCCCACCCACCACGCGTCGGGCGTGCGCGCCAGGAACGCGCCCAGGTCGCGCGCGAACGTCGTCGCGAGCATGCGGCGCTCGAGCGCGTTCGAGACGCTCGCCAGCACCACCGCCCGCGCGGGCAGCCCGAGCGACGCCCGGGTGCACGCGAGCGCCTGGGCCGCCCCGCCGGCGTCGCCCCCGCTCGTCTCGACGCCCGCGTCGCGGATGCCCATCGCCGCCAGCCCCGGCGCATCGGCGCGCCGCCGGCGCGGGTTGTTGAAGATCACCGCGTCCACGCCCCGCAGCACCAGGGGCGAGCCCACGCTCAGCACGCACTGCGTCGGCGCGACGCGTGCCCAGGCCATCCCCGCCTGCACGGGGCAGGCGCTGCTCGCCACGAACACGGCCAGGTCGATCGGCGCCTCGCGTGCCAGATCGCGCATGAGCGCCACGCCGTCGCGCGCGCCGTCGACGAAGGTGCCCCCGGCGTGCAGCACGCGCACCGGGGCGTGCGCGCGGAGTCGCGCGAGCGTCGGAGCGCCCACGCGTTCGGAGGGCGCGTCGGGCTGGCGCAGGAACGTCAGCGCGGGGTCGCGCCGCGTGGCCTCTTCCGCCACGACCACCACGGGATCGAACGCCCGCCGATCGTGCAACGCGACCAGCCGCGCGATCGTCGCGCTCGCCGCCTGTCCTTCCACCACCGACCCCACCACGTACACCAGGCGCGCCGGGCGCCCGCGCGGGATCGGCGCGGCCTCTCGCACGCCCGGGGAAAGCCCCGCCTGCGCGAAGGCCCGCTCGTACAGGCTCCCGAGCGCCGCCGCCTCGGGCACGCCCCGCAGGAACGCCTGCGAGTACTGCTGGATGTCCGCCACGGCCGCCGCGGCGATCGCCTCGACGGCGTCCGCACCTCGGCCGTCCTGCAGCGCGAGCACGGCGTGCTTGAGGCACCCGCCCACGAGCGGCCCCAGCACCGCGCCCCGTGCGCCCCCCGCGCGCTCTCGCTCGGGAGACCCTTCCCGCGCGTGCGGCGGCGGCTGATCGATCGTGACGCTCATGCCGTTCATGCGGCCTATCCATCGGCTGTTTCGGGGATGGGCGTCTGCGACGCTGGTTCGGCGGAGAAGTGTGAACGACGATTCCTCAGTTGTCCGATAACGCCGGGTCGGGGGCGGGGGATCCGCCCCGAGTGAGCAGCGGAGACCGTGATGACAGACACCACCACCGTGATCGGGCGCGGCTGCACGTTCAAGGGCGAACTCGTGATCTCGGGGGCATGCCGCGTGCTGGGCACGCTCGAGGGCTCGATCCGCGCCGAGCCCGCCCCGGGCGAGGACGCGCCGAGCGAGGTCCGCATCGAGGGGTCGAGCGCCACGAACGCGCGCATCGAGGCCGACCGCGTCGTCGTCGAGGGCGTGCTGTCGGGCGACGTCGTCGCGCGCACGTCGCTGCACCTGGGGCGCGACGCGCGGGTGAAGGGTGACGTCATCGCCGGGGCGCTCTC
Protein-coding regions in this window:
- a CDS encoding glycosyltransferase, which produces MNGMSVTIDQPPPHAREGSPERERAGGARGAVLGPLVGGCLKHAVLALQDGRGADAVEAIAAAAVADIQQYSQAFLRGVPEAAALGSLYERAFAQAGLSPGVREAAPIPRGRPARLVYVVGSVVEGQAASATIARLVALHDRRAFDPVVVVAEEATRRDPALTFLRQPDAPSERVGAPTLARLRAHAPVRVLHAGGTFVDGARDGVALMRDLAREAPIDLAVFVASSACPVQAGMAWARVAPTQCVLSVGSPLVLRGVDAVIFNNPRRRRADAPGLAAMGIRDAGVETSGGDAGGAAQALACTRASLGLPARAVVLASVSNALERRMLATTFARDLGAFLARTPDAWWVGVGACETDGLTRAIAAGAGDRANDVAARCVFLGARRDVPQVLKACDLLLNEYPEGGGNSVIESMGAGVPVVAVRAGPRHAECIGADLAGDDPAWGGVDSLDDYWRLATRLATDEAARREAGRAQQRRALERLDYPVIARAYERIFRGLMRAGERRS
- a CDS encoding polymer-forming cytoskeletal protein → MTDTTTVIGRGCTFKGELVISGACRVLGTLEGSIRAEPAPGEDAPSEVRIEGSSATNARIEADRVVVEGVLSGDVVARTSLHLGRDARVKGDVIAGALSVSEGASFEGRVCVGPDAVRTFSPAPASPERRPLPEVVVPASKPAAARHAPAGASLSPAAAGTDDWLADALKTTRAESIRWNGGVNGGVNGGGSVAP